In Victivallis sp. Marseille-Q1083, the genomic stretch CACTCCGGAATGCGCGGCAGCATCAGGAAGACCCGGTCGCCTTTGGTAATGCCGACTTTGAGCAGCAAATTGGCGGCCTGATTGGACAGCTTGCTGAAGTCGTTGAAGGTGTATTTGCGTTCGGCGCCCTGCTGATTGACCCAGATCATCGCCAGCTTGTTGCGATCGTGCTGCGCCCAGCGGTCGATGACATCATAGCCGAAATTGAAAATATCCGGAACTTCCACCGGAAACTGGCTGCGTAAGGTGCTGCCGGAAGCGTTCGCCTCGGCTGACTCTTCTGTTTTCATGATAAATATCCTATAAATATCCTTAAAACGCGATTTCGATCGTGCCGTGGTTCTTGGCTCGCGGCTCCCAAAGTTATTTACCCGGTTATAAAATACACTTTCCGGATTTTTTTGCAATGCCGAAAACGGAAAATCCCCGGCCGCAATGTCTTGCGCCGGGGAACGGGACGGCAATCCTCAGCCGAGCAGAATCCGTTTCAGATTTTTCTTGCCGGCCTTCAGGATCAGCGCGCCGTCCCGGAAGTCGGCCGCCTTGACCATCAGTTGAAGATCGCCGATGCGTTGATCGTTCAGATAAGCGCCGCCGCCTTGAATCAGCCGCCTGGCGTCGCTGTTGGTTTTGGCCAGTCCGCTTTCCATCAGCAGTTTGACTACCCAGAAACCGTCGCCGTCGAATGAAGCGGCCGGCAGGGTGACGGTCGGCAGTTCCGCCGTTGCGGCCGCCTGTTCATTGATTTCGGCCAGCCGGCTGGAAGTGGCGATGCGGTGTTCGGGATCGGCAAAGCCGAATTTGCCGCCGGCGGCCAGATAGGCCCGGCGCGCTTCCGCTTCGCCGTGCGCCAGGCAGGTGGCTTCATAGGCCAGGATCTCCTTGGCCCGGTTGATGGCCGGGGCTTCCAGGGCGGACAGCCGTTTGATTTCATCCACCGGCAGCGTGGTGAAATAACCGAGCAGCTTGGCGAGCTGGGAATCTTCGCAGTTGCGCCAGAACTGATAGTAGTCGAAAACGCTGGTGCGGTCGACATCCAGCCAGACGTTGGCGCCGCCGGCGGTTTTGCCGAATTTGTTGCCGTTGCCGTCCAGCAGCAGCGGGAACGTCATCGCGAAAACCTCCTGCTGGGTCATCTTGCGCACCAGCTCGACGCCGGCGACCATGTTGCCCCATTGATCCTGGCCGCCGAACTCCATCTGGCAGTTCAAATCGCGGTTGAGGATGTAGAAGTCGTAGGCCTGCATGATCGAATAGTTGAATTCCAGAAACGACAGGCCGTTTTCCAGCCGCTGTTTGACCGACTCCTGGGCCAGCATCCGGTTGACGCTGAAACGATAACCGATTTCCCGCAGAAAATCGATGTATTGAATGCTCTGGAACCAGTCCAGGTTGTTGACGAAGTGCGCCGAACCGGCATCGACGGCGATAAAGCGCGACAATTGCTTTTTCAGGCATTCGGCATTGCATGCCACTTCCTCCTTGGTCAGGACCGGCCGGGCGCTGATCCGTCCGGACGGATCGCCGATCTGGGCGGTGGCGCCGCCGACCAGGACGATCGGCGTGTGGCCGGCTTTCTGCAGCAGACGCATGGCCATGATCGGCAGCAGATGGCCGACATGCAGACTGCTGCCGGTCGGGTCGAAGCCGACATAGAAACTGATTTTTTCGGTGGCCAGTTTGCGGGCGATGGTCTCCGGCGCGGTCTCCTGGTAGATGAAACCGCGATCGCGCAATTCATCGTAAATGCTCATTTTTGAATGATCTTTCCCTTTTTCATGATTTGGTTGTCAATCATTTTTCATTTTTCTTTGAGGTGTTTGCGGCATCGTTTTTGGGGTCGGTAAAAATAAAAAAGGCGGTCCGCCGTTTTGCCGCGTCCGCCCGATTGCCGCTTGTCAAAAAGAATTATGCCGCCAGACTTCGACGCTCTCCGCAACGGAGGTAAGCGTAAGGATAAGCGTCATAATATCGTTCCAAAAGCATAACAAGATTTCCTGCATTTCTCATATAAAACTGTTTTATTATACTCACCGGTTGGATTTTTGTCAACCCTTCCTTGGAAAAAATAATCGATTTCAACCATTTGCCATTGCATTTTCGACCGGGGCCGGTTATTTTTTCTGCTGTCAACTCTGAATGGAACAATTCGAAAAGGGAATGGAACCGAGATGGAAACGGTGAAACATCAGGTCGAATTTTGTGTGGTCGGCGGCGGTCTGGCCGGAATGTGCGCGGCGATTGCCGCGGCCCGGCGCGGGGTGAAGACATTGTTGATGCACGAGCGGCCGGTCCTGGGCGGCAATGCTTCCAGTGAAATCCGCATGTGGGTGTGCGGGGCGGCCGGTTGTCCGGAGAGCGGTTTGGTCGAGGAAATTCTGCTGGAAAATCTCTACCGGAACAGCTACCCGAGCTATGCGGTCTGGGACAGCGTTCTTTATGAAAAAGTACGTTTTCAGCCGAACCTCACTCTGTTGTTGAATTGTTCCTGCCTGGCGGCGGAGATGGCCGGTTCGCGCATTCGTTCGATCAAGGGCTGGCAATGCACCACCCAGCAGTTCCATCAGGTGGAGGCGCAACTGTTCGCCGACTGTTCGGGCGACAGCATTCTGGCGCCGTTGACCGGGGCGGAGTGCCGTTTCGGCCGGGAGAGCAGGGCGGAATTCGGGGAAGATATCGAGCCGAAGGAAGCCGATCACCGGACGATGGGGATGAGCTGCCTGTTGCAGGCCCGCGAAACCGACCGTCCGCAGCCGTTCGTGGCGCCGGAATGGGCCTATGTCTATGAGACGGACGAGGCGATCGGCCGCGATCATGCCTTGGGATTTTATCAGAATTTCTGGTATCTGGAGCTCGGCGGCGACGGCGATTCGATTGCCGACACCGAGATGGTGCGGGATGAGTTGTTGAAAATCGCTTACGGCATCTGGGACCATATCAAAAATCGCGGCGACCATGAGGCGGACAATTGGGTGCTGGAGTGGGTGGGATTCCTGCCCGGCAAGCGGGAGAGCCGCCGTTACGTCGGCGATTATATCTTGACGCAGCGAGATCTGGAGCGCGGCGACGGGTTCGACGACGTGGTCGCGTTCGGCGGCTGGCCGATGGACAATCATCCGCCGGCCGGTTTTTACCATCGCGGCGAACCCAATGTCAATCATCCGGTGCATTCGCCCTACCAGATTCCGTTCCGCTCCCTGTATTCCAGAAATATCGACAATCTGCTGTTCGCCGGCCGCAACATCAGCGTCAGCCATGCCGCCTTGACCTCTACCCGGGTGATGGCCACCTGTGCCTTGCTGGGGCAGGCGGTCGGAACGGCGGCGGCGATCGCGGTTCCCGGCGGCCTGCTGCCCCGCGAAGTATATCAACGGGAGATCGGTCGCCTTCAGCAGATGCTGCTGCTTGACGACTGTTATCTGCCGGGCAGGAAACGGGAGGCGGACAAGATGACGCAACAGGCGGTGTTGACCGCATCCGCCGGCGCGCCGGAAAAATTGCGCGACGGCGAAGAGCGGGATCGCGGGCACGCCTGGTTTGCCGGGGCCGGCGACTGGGCGGAGTACACGTTTGCCGGGCCCCGGTCCGGTCGGGTTCGGGTGGTGTTCGACAGTGATCTGGCCCGCCAGCCGCGGTTGAATATGGTGGCGTCTTTTCCGCTGGATGTGCCGCATTATGCGGTGCCGGAAACGCTGGTCAAATCGTTCACGTTGTACGGTTGCCGGCCGGACGGCGTCTGGTTCGTGTTGTTCCAGGCGGCGGACAACCGCCGGCGGCTGGTGAAAATCGACCTGCCGGAACCGGTGGTCGGGGTACGTCTGGTGATCGGCGAGACGCGGCGGGAGTTGCCGGTCGGGATTTTTTCTTTCGAGGTCATTGAGGAACCGTGATTGCGATGGCGAAGTGCTGGGCCGGATGGCTGGCGGCCGGCATGATGGCGGCTTCGGGCGGATTGTCCGGCGCCGTCGTGGAATTGCCGGACAACGCCGAAGCGTTGATCAATCCGGATATGGGCTGGACGATGCATTTTTATTCCAATCAGACTTGGAATTACGGCAGCCGACTGGCGCCTGCCGATACGCTGGACTGGTTTGAAGGCTGTTCGGTGGTTTATTTGCGGATTCCGTGGGCCTTCATTGAACCGGAAGAGGGACACTTTGAGTGGTCGATTCTGGATACGCCGGCGCAGCGTTGGATTGCCGGGGGCAAACAGGTGGCGTTCCGGTTCACCACGGCGGAAAGCTGGCTGGAGTATCCGACGCCGAAGTGGGTTTTCGACGCCGGGGCGAAGTATGTCCGTTTCACGCCCGGGGAGGGGCCCCAGGCGACCGGCGAATATGTCGACCCGGTGTTCGACGATCCGATTTTTCTGGAAAAACTGGGAAATTTTCTTGCCGCCGCCGGCGCGCGCTATGACGACAATCCCAATGTGGCGTTCATCGATGTCGGCACCTTCGGGACTTGGGGGGAAGGCCACACCGGTTTCAGCCAGCGGCTTGATGACGCGGAAAATGTCCGCCTGGCCGGAATCCATCTCGATTTGCATAAAAAGTATTTTCCCCGTACCCAGTTGGTGATTTCCGATGACGTGATCGGCGCCGAACGCCCCGGCGATGATTTTCCGTTGATGCGGTATGCCCGTTCGCAAAACGTCTCATTGCGGGACGATTCGATTCTGGTGCAGGGCGGGGACCGGGCCTGGTTTCATGCCGGGCTGGCGCAGCAATTCTGGCCGACGCTGCCGGTGGTCTTGGAGCACGAGCATTTTGCCGGTTCGGTCGAACGCGGCTGCTGGGACAGTGAGCTGCTGAAAAAAGCGGTCGAGGAATATCATGCCAGTTATCTGTCGATCCACGGTTGGCCGGATGAGCTGTGGGAGAAGGAGAAGGAGGCCGTTCGGGCGATCAACCGCCGGCTGGGGTATCGTTTCAATCTGCCGAAAATCGCATACCCGGATACGGTCAGGCCGGGAGAACCGGCGGTCTGGCGTTATGATTTTGCCAACGTCGGAGTGGCGCCCTGTTATCGGGACGCATTCGTGTCATTCACGTTGAAAGATGGCGAAGGCGGCATCGCCGCCGTGCTGGTCGATGAATTCAACGGCAGGAACTTGGAGCCGGCGGAGCCCGGTAAAGCCGTCCCGGTCGAGCGTGCCGTCCGCTTCACGATCAACCAATTGGCGCCGCGCCTGGCCCCCGGCGAATATGAGGTGTTCGTTTCGGTCGGCCGGCTCGACGGAACGCCGGTTTATGCTTTGCCGTATCCGGGAAACGACGGACAACGGCGTTATCGAATCGGATGCCTGACTGTGCCCGCCGAATGATGTCGGCCGGCCGCCGGTTTTTTGATGCAAGAAGATTGCCGGGCGGTCCCGGTAACGTACCCTGCAATTAGCAGATGGCGTTCATTGTTGT encodes the following:
- the tyrS gene encoding tyrosine--tRNA ligase, with product MSIYDELRDRGFIYQETAPETIARKLATEKISFYVGFDPTGSSLHVGHLLPIMAMRLLQKAGHTPIVLVGGATAQIGDPSGRISARPVLTKEEVACNAECLKKQLSRFIAVDAGSAHFVNNLDWFQSIQYIDFLREIGYRFSVNRMLAQESVKQRLENGLSFLEFNYSIMQAYDFYILNRDLNCQMEFGGQDQWGNMVAGVELVRKMTQQEVFAMTFPLLLDGNGNKFGKTAGGANVWLDVDRTSVFDYYQFWRNCEDSQLAKLLGYFTTLPVDEIKRLSALEAPAINRAKEILAYEATCLAHGEAEARRAYLAAGGKFGFADPEHRIATSSRLAEINEQAAATAELPTVTLPAASFDGDGFWVVKLLMESGLAKTNSDARRLIQGGGAYLNDQRIGDLQLMVKAADFRDGALILKAGKKNLKRILLG
- a CDS encoding FAD-dependent oxidoreductase is translated as METVKHQVEFCVVGGGLAGMCAAIAAARRGVKTLLMHERPVLGGNASSEIRMWVCGAAGCPESGLVEEILLENLYRNSYPSYAVWDSVLYEKVRFQPNLTLLLNCSCLAAEMAGSRIRSIKGWQCTTQQFHQVEAQLFADCSGDSILAPLTGAECRFGRESRAEFGEDIEPKEADHRTMGMSCLLQARETDRPQPFVAPEWAYVYETDEAIGRDHALGFYQNFWYLELGGDGDSIADTEMVRDELLKIAYGIWDHIKNRGDHEADNWVLEWVGFLPGKRESRRYVGDYILTQRDLERGDGFDDVVAFGGWPMDNHPPAGFYHRGEPNVNHPVHSPYQIPFRSLYSRNIDNLLFAGRNISVSHAALTSTRVMATCALLGQAVGTAAAIAVPGGLLPREVYQREIGRLQQMLLLDDCYLPGRKREADKMTQQAVLTASAGAPEKLRDGEERDRGHAWFAGAGDWAEYTFAGPRSGRVRVVFDSDLARQPRLNMVASFPLDVPHYAVPETLVKSFTLYGCRPDGVWFVLFQAADNRRRLVKIDLPEPVVGVRLVIGETRRELPVGIFSFEVIEEP
- a CDS encoding DUF4832 domain-containing protein codes for the protein MAKCWAGWLAAGMMAASGGLSGAVVELPDNAEALINPDMGWTMHFYSNQTWNYGSRLAPADTLDWFEGCSVVYLRIPWAFIEPEEGHFEWSILDTPAQRWIAGGKQVAFRFTTAESWLEYPTPKWVFDAGAKYVRFTPGEGPQATGEYVDPVFDDPIFLEKLGNFLAAAGARYDDNPNVAFIDVGTFGTWGEGHTGFSQRLDDAENVRLAGIHLDLHKKYFPRTQLVISDDVIGAERPGDDFPLMRYARSQNVSLRDDSILVQGGDRAWFHAGLAQQFWPTLPVVLEHEHFAGSVERGCWDSELLKKAVEEYHASYLSIHGWPDELWEKEKEAVRAINRRLGYRFNLPKIAYPDTVRPGEPAVWRYDFANVGVAPCYRDAFVSFTLKDGEGGIAAVLVDEFNGRNLEPAEPGKAVPVERAVRFTINQLAPRLAPGEYEVFVSVGRLDGTPVYALPYPGNDGQRRYRIGCLTVPAE